GGTGTTGATGTTTCTGCTGTCTGGGGGCTTCCAATAGAGCAGGACATAGTCGCCCCGCATCGGAGGGCAGGCGAGGGTGAGAGGGGTCTGGGTGAGACTGGCCATAGAGATCTGAGCAcctagggagggggagaggagatggagggggagggagagagagagagagagaatggggggaatggggagaggaagagaatgagaggtatgtaagtgagagagagaacgtgagagataagaagagagcgagagagtggtgGGGGAACAGTGAGAGAAATATGTAGGGAAGATGGTGgggtatagagatatagagaggaggatgAGTGACAGAAGTGGCagtggagagaggaacagaacagacagaggaaaagaaagagagatagagagaggtgcaCAGCAGCAATAGGATTATGTCGTTATGTTTCTGAGAGAGAGCTGGTCCCTCAGTAAGGTCAGTTTGTATTGTGCTGCTTGATCCAAAGGCTGCTGACTCTGTGTTTTAGCTCGACtagagtctactgtacatggtgaccGGCACTCACTATGGCTTATATTGGTGAACGAGGCCACATTCATacctagaaagagagagagagaggttgagagggagagggagagagaggaagaacgacagagagggaacaagggcgtgagagagaaagggacagaaatAAAAAATGTGGGTTAGTGTGGGAGCAGTGGATATAGTGGGAGCACATATAAACACTAGTCAATTATATAACGATGCCAATACAAGGCCGATCTAGATACAATGCTTTGTTTGGAGTATTGAGATTAATTTACCCCCCTCCCGTCATATCTCACCATCCACGCGGAGGTCCACAGTGAAGGGGAACATAGGGGAGCTGCTGTTACCCCTTGGGTACACCTGGCAGATGTATACCCCCTGGTCAGTGAGGCGTATCTGGGGCAGCTTGGCAACACCCCCCCCTGACCTCCTTGCCAATCGTAGGGGCTTCCCACCAGGGGACAGCCAGGTTACCTCGGAAACGGCGGAGGCGGGGGACACTTCTGCCATCAGACGCAGTGTGCTGTGCTGAGGGAGAGTGGCTGAAGGAAAGATAGAGACTGGGACCGATGTAGGAGGTAGGAAATAGGAGGAACGATAGAAGAGATAAAAAACATGTGGGATATTGCTACTACAGTCAGACCTGATGGTGTCAAATAAAGTGGGCATGGGGAATTATTTATACATAATATTTGTATCAATACCATCACAACTGTATATTACATGTATATGGACATACTGTAACGGTAGGTTTGTGTGCAGGACCAAAGTTCTATACCTGTGAGGATGGCTAATAGTATGATCTTCTCTCTCAGTTTCTTCTGTTGCTGTATAATCAGACAGGAGTAGCGACCCTTGTCCTCCATTTTGGGGATGAACAGCAGAGAGAAGTCCCCAGTTTCCTGAAAGTTTGAGTCAACCAATCGCATGGAAGCCTTTGAGGCTGCCCCCGAGAACTGCTGCCTCTCATTGGCCGAGAGGACCAGTTTCCAGTGGTCCACGCTAGGAGACTTCATCTTCCAATTAATGCTCACAGAACCCGTGAGAGGCCAATCAACACAGGGTAAGGTAACTTCCCTGCCAACCATTGTCACAACGATATCACTCCAGTCAGGGTCTGATAatgacaaaaaacacacacaaaaaaacaagtgAGTGAAATAGTGATAGGTCTAACCTTCCAATGGGCTTACAGGGGAACTTCTGCCATGGCTGCTCACACCTATCCAGCTCTATGTGCTCTGTAAAAACTAAACGTGCTCGTAGAATGGGGTTGCAGTTGGATCAGGCTCTGGCCTCACTACTGATAGAATCGACCTGAGGAGATAAGAGGTGACTAGTTCTGGAGCCACAATCAACACTCAGACTTAACCCAGAGATGCTCAGCTCTGCTTCGAGAGGactctcaaatagcaccctatttctTAGAGCCCTggtacaaagtagtgcactatataggtaatagagTGCCAGTTGGAACGCATCCCCAGGTTTTTATCCTTCCTTTCTAATCAGTAACTGATTTAGATCAGGAAGAGCCAGTGTGTTGTGGACTATTTAAGCCTAATCAATGGCATTAATGGACCAATTAAACGCCAAGGAGAGTTGAGAGCCAGCCAGACTGGACGGATTAGAGATGTGTATCCCTGGTTTGACCTTCAAACGACAGGAATATTTGTAAACCTCTACTGAAATACTACCTTATTCATAaaatatcaaatgtatttataaagcccttcttacatcagctgatatctcaaagtgctggacagaaacccagcctaaaaccccaaacagcaagcaatgcaggtgtagaagcacggtggctaggaaaaactccctagaatggccagaactcaggaagaaacctagagaggaaacaggctatGAGGCTATAAAAAAAGGCTATAAAATACTACCTTGATTATTTTGAATGTTAAGTTTTCCACATACTTTCTGATAAAAAATCCACTGAACACCGACAGAAGAATCTCACATTCGTTTTCAGCTTTAAAACGAGCGAGtaacccagtcataacagagAATACTTGCAAGTGAAGGAAATTTGTGCGATGTCATCTATCAATGGTTCAAATTTCACCATACCTTTAGTGGTTGTGTCAGATTGAGTGATGAGCACCACCGAAGAAGAAATAAGAACAAAGAGGAGACATCTAAACTCCATGGTCCAAGCGGAGGCAGCGGAGCAGATGTAAAGTCAACtcaaacacagacccacacacactctccacttgcacccaccaccaccaccaccacaaacaACAACACCCTTCTCATCTCCAGTTTACTAGTAACATTTCTGTATTCTATAATTGTCATTAACAGGGAATGTGGCTAagttccaaatggcatcctataccctatttaatgcactacttttTTACCAGGGCCAATatgactggtcaaaagtagtgcactatataggggatatggtgcAATTTGGGGCCAAACTTGTGCCTTTGCTTTGAACAGGATACGACCCATTCAAAACCTTGATAGTGTTCAGGAAGAGAGTGTCACTGTGTCCACTGACTGGTAGTCTGTTGGTGACTGATAAACACTTATAGGACTGGCACAGAAACACGCACACAGGcaacacgctctctctctcacacacacacacacacacacacacacacacacacacacacacacacacacacacacacacacacacacacacacacacacacacacacacacacacacacacacacacagtataacacaCCAGGCTACGTGATGTTGTAAACTCATGCTGCAGCTGTGTATGTTCTTGAACAGAGAGGGAAGAACTTGAATTGGGATAAAATCGATATGATGACCTCTAACCTGGGGTTGGAGAACGACAAAAGGAACAAACACGTACAGTATATGTGACAGTGAGAAAGGGAAAAAGATCAgtaaagggggagagacagggaggaagagatggacagaatgaaagtgagggagaaagacagagagaggtaacgaGGAAGTTAGAGAGATAAAGAGTTTGGGTTATAGTGGGAGCAGTGGAACCCCTGGGCTAAATGTCTTTACATCCCAAAAATGTGTTTAATTAAGCTAACGGTGCTATCAGCTCCTCTGAGCTCCATTACTCCATTACCAGATACACTCTTAATTACCACTGagctgaaggggagagaggggatagaaggaaagagagagaggcatgggagagatggaagaggggaagggtgtggagaaagagaaagactggacaatggagagaaagagggggagataaATGAGGAAAAGAGAAAGATGTATGACAGTATGATAAATTGGAAAATACAGGAACAAATAGAAAGTAGCAACTGAAAGAGAAGTAGTGACAGGGTGAGTGatagaaaccagagagagagagtgatggaaaccagagagagagagagagagagagagagagaaagagagagagagagatactgtagatagatagataggatagattttggaacttctgtgagtgtaatgttactgttcatttttattttttgttttctacttcacttgctttggcaatgttaacatatgtttcccatgccaataaagcccttgaattgaattgagagagaggcaaaagagagagagcatggtaGTACTGATCTCCTCCCTCATGGATAAATAATCACTCTAAGCTCTGGCTCAGTTTAATGAGTGCTGCCAATGAGCTAATACCAGACAACTATGAACTCCACTATCCTCGTCACAGACCCACAGGCAACCCCAGGACAAGGTgacaggagtggagaggaaaACGAAGAGAGAAGAGTGAAAGACAAGGCCGGGACAAAGAAAGTGAGGGACAAAACGAGGAGAGGTTAGAGTGATCAAATCCAGACATAACATCGGCCAGAGGGATGAGAGAAAATTAGTTAGGTCCCTACATGGCTCGGAGAAGGGCTCAGAGTATTGAAAGTGAAAAGAGATTGTGAGAATTCAGAGGTGACAATTgtggactgacagaggagaggagagtagaggagaggaaatgagaggtcAAGGGCAAAGAGTGAAATATGGGATGAGAAGGAGGTAATAACAATGAATAAGTGTTCTCTGCATGCCTGTAAAACACATGGACGTACAGATTAGCCTTAAAGCTGCAGGATAATATTGGCTTTCCTATGTTGCTTTGGTGGACAATaagaaaatgttgttttttgattAGTGAGTGCAGGGGTGACTAACCCAGAGATCTGATCTGGGTCTGCAAGCTTTAGTTCCAGCCCTGTTTTAACACACCTGAGCTAATCAAGGTCTTTAGAATCACACCTGAGGGTGGTCATTTGATTGTGATCTCTGGTCTTCGTCAGTGGTTATTTGACTGTGACATATGCGTCAAAGATGTTGATTGTGACACTAATGTTAGTGGTTATTGGATTGTAACGTTTTTTTTCAGTGTTTATTTTATTGCGACACTTTAGTAGGCTGTGTCATGATTGAGGGACGTTAGAGCCAAACAGCAGAGGGCGCTATAATCATTCCTTTGCCTCATACCCACCACTGCTGGGCTACTGTGCCTTGAACTAGGTAATTGAATGGTACATGTATTACAATTGACCAAATCAGTGTAAAATATTGGAGGGTGTACTTTCCCATAAATTAGCCAACACATTACGGGTAGATTATTTTTGTTCTAAATCAAAACTCGAAGTTTGTAGCATCCTCcatctaaaaaaaaaatgtaatttccaATCAAAAGACAGTAGAAAACAGAAGAGGGTACATTGACGAATATGCCaagtttattttttttgtaaaataCAGGCAAGACAGACAGCTCGCCTTGAGGTTCAACAAATGTAGGTGTGCGCCCTATTAACCGTGTTGTCCAGCCAGTGCTGGAAATCAACAAGGTTTCCGTTTTGGATAACACAATCTTTTAAAAAGTATAATTCCTAAAGATTGTCATACTTTAGGGAGTTTCCAAACTTCCAGCCACATATCGTTTGATTTCAAGGAACTGTGACGTTGCCTAGGGATAGTCTATGGCGTCACAACCAGTCACCCAGTAGAGATCTCTCCGCAGTGTGGAAATAGTTGATAGAGCACACGCAATCCAATCCACCTTTTTAGCTACCAGAGCAATATACATTTGTGAGTTTCTTGTCCGCATCGCTTGGACCAATTGGATAGGATTTTTTATTCGTTTTAACGGGCTCCGACATAAGCGCAGTCAGTGAAGGACGTTTGAAAACTAACGGTTTGAATTAGACTTCTGATTAGTTCAGGATTAAGTTCAAACCGGGAAAAGACACGGATAGAGGTTTTGTTTTACCAACGACATAAGATTAATTTTAATCAGCACAGACAGCATGGCGAGAGAGGACGCTCGGAATAGGCATGACTTCACAAAAATCATCGGACTGTTCAGCGTGGTCACGTTGCTGACTTTTCAAGGTAAGAAGAACATATTTCAAAAACCACCACGGACATTCACCAGCAGCCCAAGCTAATTGTTATCTTGTACTTTTACCACGGTTCGTTTGGTTGCGTTACCTGCCGGG
The window above is part of the Oncorhynchus masou masou isolate Uvic2021 chromosome 30, UVic_Omas_1.1, whole genome shotgun sequence genome. Proteins encoded here:
- the LOC135522125 gene encoding uncharacterized protein LOC135522125 isoform X4, which codes for MEFRCLLFVLISSSVVLITQSDTTTKDPDWSDIVVTMVGREVTLPCVDWPLTGSVSINWKMKSPSVDHWKLVLSANERQQFSGAASKASMRLVDSNFQETGDFSLLFIPKMEDKGRYSCLIIQQQKKLREKIILLAILTVSIFPSATLPQHSTLRLMAEVSPASAVSEVTWLSPGGKPLRLARRSGGGVAKLPQIRLTDQGVYICQVYPRGNSSSPMFPFTVDLRVDGMNVASFTNISHSAQISMASLTQTPLTLACPPMRGDYVLLYWKPPDSRNINTTTLVYEYDRWRDRTEQSKTHAQLSLDGPLSTPKEGFFSFLLSPGLNDGGLYMCEVFLNDNVFSQRTLLSILQVKARHSPSALVLTCQYAERSQVKRVVWSHQNQSRTLKWSSSGPGHLSTEVPLSPTQDTAGNYTCTMLLRNGQAVKAVYTVKLPPKDNTESTTSISPPHPESNSASLLPFLSASLLLVPLIATVAGVLLWRQKDISRRGIEQSLSHYSGEVENIYENPEDVRQTSPQGSVYMDLKPRVEDDVYEKLDRYKSCSLLETSTS